A region of Myxococcus stipitatus DSM 14675 DNA encodes the following proteins:
- a CDS encoding head GIN domain-containing protein, protein MKTARMTLLVPMLMFASASFADDSRGSETREVSDFHSVAVGHGIKAQVKVGPKSVRLEGPADKLSRLRLVVKDGQLTTEMDRGNFFKGTQTGRITLYVSSPRVEGVSASGGSHVEAEASASEDFSAEASGGAALTIRDINADKLDVEASGGSVLNLSGRARDMDVEASGGTIIKAMDIKGLRRLEVEASGGSQLEADPSEKLSVEASGGSTIQCSTRPPRTEVKANGGSRVVYTKD, encoded by the coding sequence ATGAAGACCGCCCGCATGACCCTGCTCGTCCCCATGCTCATGTTCGCGAGTGCGTCGTTCGCGGATGACTCGCGCGGCTCCGAGACGCGCGAGGTCTCCGACTTCCACTCCGTCGCGGTGGGCCACGGCATCAAGGCCCAGGTGAAGGTCGGCCCCAAGTCGGTCCGCCTGGAAGGGCCCGCGGACAAGCTCTCCCGGCTGAGGCTCGTCGTGAAGGACGGGCAGCTCACCACGGAGATGGACCGGGGGAATTTCTTCAAGGGCACGCAGACCGGCCGCATCACCCTCTACGTCTCCAGCCCCCGCGTGGAGGGCGTGAGCGCCAGCGGCGGCAGCCACGTGGAAGCGGAAGCCTCCGCCTCCGAGGACTTCTCCGCCGAGGCCAGCGGCGGCGCCGCCCTCACCATCCGCGACATCAACGCGGACAAGCTGGACGTGGAGGCCAGCGGCGGCTCCGTCCTCAACCTGTCCGGTCGCGCCCGGGACATGGACGTGGAGGCCAGCGGCGGCACCATCATCAAGGCCATGGACATCAAGGGCCTGCGGCGGCTGGAGGTGGAGGCCAGCGGCGGCTCGCAGCTGGAGGCGGACCCGTCCGAGAAGCTCTCCGTCGAGGCCAGCGGCGGCTCCACCATCCAGTGCTCCACCCGTCCTCCGCGCACCGAGGTGAAGGCGAACGGCGGCAGCCGCGTCGTCTACACGAAGGACTGA
- a CDS encoding serine/threonine-protein kinase, giving the protein MSGTTLPLATDGSKSRSLGKYEVLSRLSTGGMAEIFLASQRGLAGFRKLVVLKQILPDIRGEEEFIRMFLDEAKVTAAFNHPHIAQVFDLDIAEGELFLAMEFVPGATLVEVAKACRQANHPIPMGFSLMSVRDTAVALHYAHTFTDPLGRPSPVIHRDVAEKNIMVTYEGVTKLLDFGIAKNLARASRTAVGMVKGTSGYMSPEQIMGEPLDARSDLFSLGVVLHELLTGMRLFYAKQAEAMMNAVLRCEVTPPSRTNKQIPPELDAIVLRALSKRREDRYSSTLEFARALERAVGPLIWHPEQSSEVMSRLFADRREQTRQLLMAGPANGDATSETSVAAMLANGGLPAPTPPEAPEPPTVNTNTGPPETRRPSMTAVPTVKQSGTTPPATPPPPPRRATTTAQPATTPPPPPPPDPEPRKPVLREPPQKRLASRGPSEPLRLPPAKETPPLSPDAAAMARTQPGRPALSSPSAPTRTPPPPPSAQVSRTSDAEEAAGRSRSGRSGDALRAVPPSPPPPERKPEVSVARAPALSAEPGGHAGVPARRSNASPPARRRPQAQLAASFPPQAEAEMGVTTRPARAFQDARRASSEEEEHEDEDSHVHTQRGVPAVGASRGWLKLVAVVLVLVVVGAAVVGLGLDGGKVSSWLSPSAEPVGEPSKVRPLPTPQPIPPKADARTSPPTQPQAEVAQGVEVQKEPPADEPAPENKAAEDSKSLAADEPEDKKRAPPRRPQTGRSRTKEATARTPRSPPPKTDSADEPQESAPTGGAPGFLSLSTDPYARVFLGGQLLGVTPLFKVSVPSGKQVLKIVGEDGKALKLPVDIKPGETRAVNVPLELLSQQ; this is encoded by the coding sequence ATGAGTGGGACGACGCTGCCGCTCGCGACCGATGGCTCCAAGAGCCGGTCGCTGGGCAAGTATGAGGTGCTCAGCCGCCTGTCCACGGGCGGGATGGCGGAGATCTTCCTCGCGTCCCAGCGAGGGCTCGCGGGCTTCCGCAAGCTCGTGGTCCTCAAGCAGATTCTGCCGGACATCCGAGGCGAGGAAGAGTTCATCCGGATGTTCCTGGACGAGGCCAAGGTCACGGCCGCGTTCAACCACCCGCACATCGCCCAGGTGTTCGACCTGGACATCGCGGAGGGGGAGCTGTTCCTGGCCATGGAGTTCGTGCCGGGGGCGACGCTGGTGGAGGTGGCGAAGGCGTGCCGCCAGGCCAACCACCCCATCCCCATGGGCTTCAGCCTGATGTCGGTGCGGGACACGGCCGTCGCGCTGCACTACGCGCACACCTTCACGGACCCGCTGGGCCGCCCCTCGCCCGTCATCCACCGGGACGTGGCGGAGAAGAACATCATGGTGACGTACGAGGGCGTCACCAAGCTGCTCGACTTCGGCATCGCCAAGAACCTGGCGCGCGCCAGCCGCACCGCGGTGGGCATGGTGAAGGGCACCAGCGGCTACATGTCGCCCGAGCAGATCATGGGCGAGCCGCTGGACGCGCGCAGTGACTTGTTCAGCCTGGGCGTGGTGCTGCACGAGCTGCTCACCGGCATGCGGTTGTTCTACGCGAAGCAGGCCGAGGCGATGATGAACGCGGTGCTGCGGTGCGAGGTCACGCCGCCCTCGCGCACCAACAAGCAGATACCGCCGGAGCTGGACGCCATCGTCCTGCGCGCGCTGTCGAAGCGCCGCGAGGACCGGTACTCCTCCACGCTGGAGTTCGCCCGCGCCCTGGAGCGCGCGGTGGGCCCGCTCATCTGGCACCCCGAGCAGAGCAGCGAGGTGATGAGCCGCCTCTTCGCCGACCGGCGTGAGCAGACGCGCCAGCTCCTCATGGCGGGCCCCGCCAACGGCGACGCCACCAGCGAGACGAGCGTGGCGGCGATGCTGGCCAACGGCGGCCTGCCCGCGCCCACTCCCCCCGAGGCGCCCGAGCCTCCCACCGTCAACACCAACACCGGCCCACCGGAGACGCGCCGTCCCTCCATGACGGCGGTGCCCACGGTGAAGCAGTCGGGCACGACTCCGCCGGCCACGCCTCCGCCGCCTCCGCGTCGGGCCACCACCACCGCGCAGCCGGCGACGACCCCGCCGCCTCCTCCGCCGCCCGACCCGGAGCCCCGCAAGCCCGTGCTGCGTGAGCCGCCCCAGAAGCGGCTCGCGTCCCGAGGCCCGTCGGAGCCCCTGCGTCTTCCGCCGGCGAAGGAGACGCCGCCCCTCTCGCCGGATGCGGCCGCCATGGCCCGCACCCAGCCCGGGCGGCCCGCGCTCTCCTCCCCGTCGGCGCCCACGCGCACGCCGCCCCCGCCTCCGTCGGCCCAGGTCTCCAGGACCTCGGACGCGGAGGAGGCCGCGGGCCGGTCCCGCTCCGGACGCTCGGGAGACGCGCTGCGCGCCGTGCCTCCCTCACCGCCTCCGCCCGAGCGCAAGCCGGAGGTCTCCGTGGCCCGCGCGCCCGCGCTCTCCGCGGAGCCCGGCGGACATGCGGGAGTGCCCGCGCGGCGCAGCAACGCTTCCCCTCCAGCGCGCCGCCGTCCCCAGGCGCAGCTCGCCGCGTCGTTCCCCCCGCAGGCCGAAGCGGAGATGGGTGTCACCACCCGGCCCGCCCGCGCCTTCCAGGACGCCCGCCGCGCTTCCTCCGAGGAGGAGGAGCACGAGGACGAGGACTCCCACGTCCACACCCAGCGCGGTGTGCCCGCGGTGGGCGCGTCCCGGGGCTGGCTCAAGCTCGTCGCCGTCGTGCTCGTCCTCGTCGTCGTGGGCGCGGCGGTGGTGGGACTGGGACTCGACGGGGGCAAGGTGTCCTCCTGGCTCTCGCCCTCGGCGGAGCCCGTGGGCGAGCCTTCCAAGGTGAGGCCCCTCCCGACTCCACAGCCCATCCCACCCAAGGCCGACGCACGGACTTCACCGCCCACCCAGCCCCAGGCCGAGGTGGCCCAGGGTGTGGAAGTCCAGAAGGAGCCCCCCGCTGACGAGCCCGCTCCGGAGAACAAGGCCGCGGAGGACTCGAAGTCGCTCGCGGCGGATGAGCCCGAGGACAAGAAGCGCGCTCCGCCTCGACGGCCTCAGACAGGCCGGTCGCGCACCAAGGAGGCGACGGCTCGGACGCCGCGGTCTCCTCCTCCCAAGACGGACTCCGCGGACGAGCCGCAGGAATCCGCCCCCACGGGCGGCGCACCAGGCTTCCTCAGCCTGTCCACGGACCCCTACGCCCGGGTCTTCCTGGGAGGACAGTTGTTGGGCGTGACGCCGCTCTTCAAGGTGAGCGTGCCATCCGGCAAGCAGGTGCTGAAAATCGTGGGCGAGGACGGCAAGGCGCTCAAGCTGCCCGTGGACATCAAGCCCGGGGAGACCCGCGCGGTGAATGTCCCCCTGGAGCTGCTCTCGCAGCAGTAG
- a CDS encoding helix-turn-helix transcriptional regulator — translation MKTELGIHLGMSARTARRSLGMTQAAVAERLGVAREVYARLERGHMLPSIHTLRGLCTVLRVPPHLLLALDASIETPPGRKRPPLASRAEPPALGDLRKNLRGLSRSDLRLLNALAVTLPASQRDETSRGRRQGFTEK, via the coding sequence GTGAAGACCGAGCTTGGAATCCACCTGGGCATGTCCGCGCGGACGGCCCGTCGGAGCCTGGGGATGACCCAGGCCGCCGTGGCGGAGCGGCTGGGCGTGGCCCGAGAGGTGTACGCACGCCTGGAGCGCGGCCACATGCTCCCGAGCATCCACACCCTGCGGGGGCTGTGCACCGTCCTGCGCGTGCCCCCTCACCTGTTGCTGGCCCTGGACGCGAGCATCGAGACACCCCCGGGTCGCAAGCGTCCACCCCTGGCCTCCCGCGCCGAGCCCCCCGCCCTGGGCGACCTCCGCAAGAACCTGCGCGGCCTCTCCCGCTCGGACTTGCGCCTGCTCAACGCACTGGCCGTCACCCTCCCCGCCTCTCAACGCGACGAGACTTCGCGGGGCCGACGTCAAGGATTCACAGAAAAGTAA
- a CDS encoding ribonuclease R family protein — protein sequence MDTSVSPRTVTGRIDVHPRGFGFLTVQAPGAQEVLSAFIPPPDLNPLFAGDIVTGTVTAGADGRWSASGLSLVERPRTRVYGEVVSRKGALFLRIDREVGNADWVLDAGTTRVQHGDAVVASIADGKVVLLYKLEPGADRSLERIIARHGLHKDFSPEALEDARRARQVPHEVGSRRDLRDVPTVTVDAPSTRDIDDAISVLPAGPDGALRLLVSIADVGEAVKEGTALDVEARERATSVYMAGRVLPMLPESLSADWLSLVPGAERRCLTVELRIDPQGRVTAADVYESVIRSWARLNYDEVAAFLDRGEVSEAMAPVRDVMPWFRLAAARLAVARGARGGMEFARDEARFTFNEATGEVSGLVSEQPTSAHGMIERFMVAANEAIATWMLARGLPGVFRVHEQPDPQRVADLNAFAEHSGFAAGFGRELTPLALASFDRQIVGAAAEPALRSVLRRSLGPSRYTVKPGPHFGLAAPLYLHFTSPIRRYADLAVHRTLKGYLNGRRDYLDEDPKVESLAVHINGRARAANRAESDRHHVLEARWLAGHVGREFPARVVRVRPFGLIAQIDGMLVEGVLPAEGLPGGPFRPDARELSLVGKERTFTVGMPVNVKVASTDESLGRVELALVS from the coding sequence ATGGATACTTCTGTTTCTCCCCGCACCGTCACCGGCCGCATCGATGTCCACCCCCGAGGCTTCGGCTTCCTCACCGTGCAGGCGCCCGGTGCCCAGGAGGTGCTGTCCGCCTTCATCCCTCCGCCGGACCTCAATCCGTTGTTCGCGGGGGACATCGTCACCGGCACGGTGACGGCGGGCGCGGATGGCCGCTGGAGCGCGAGCGGCCTGTCGCTGGTGGAGCGGCCCCGCACGCGGGTCTACGGCGAGGTGGTCTCTCGCAAGGGCGCGCTGTTCCTGCGCATCGACCGCGAGGTGGGCAACGCGGACTGGGTGTTGGATGCGGGCACCACGCGCGTGCAGCACGGCGACGCGGTGGTGGCGAGCATCGCGGACGGCAAGGTCGTCCTGCTCTACAAGCTGGAGCCCGGGGCGGACCGCTCGCTGGAGCGCATCATCGCGCGGCACGGGCTGCACAAGGACTTCTCCCCGGAGGCGCTGGAGGACGCGCGCCGCGCTCGCCAGGTGCCGCACGAGGTGGGCTCCCGGCGTGACCTGCGCGACGTGCCCACGGTGACGGTGGATGCGCCGTCCACGCGAGACATCGACGACGCGATTTCCGTGCTGCCCGCGGGGCCGGACGGGGCGCTGCGCCTCTTGGTGTCCATCGCGGACGTGGGCGAGGCGGTGAAGGAGGGCACGGCGCTGGATGTGGAGGCGCGCGAGCGGGCCACCAGCGTGTACATGGCGGGCCGCGTCCTGCCGATGCTGCCGGAGTCGCTGTCCGCGGACTGGCTGAGCCTGGTGCCGGGCGCGGAGCGGCGCTGCCTCACGGTGGAGTTGCGCATCGACCCGCAGGGACGGGTGACGGCGGCGGACGTGTACGAGAGCGTCATCCGCTCCTGGGCGCGGCTGAACTACGACGAAGTCGCCGCCTTCCTCGACCGAGGCGAGGTGTCCGAGGCCATGGCCCCGGTGCGGGACGTCATGCCGTGGTTCCGACTGGCGGCGGCGCGGCTCGCGGTGGCGCGGGGCGCGCGAGGCGGCATGGAGTTCGCGCGAGATGAGGCGCGGTTCACCTTCAACGAGGCGACGGGCGAGGTCTCCGGCCTCGTGAGCGAGCAGCCCACGTCCGCGCACGGGATGATTGAGCGCTTCATGGTGGCGGCGAACGAGGCCATCGCCACATGGATGCTGGCGCGCGGCCTGCCGGGCGTGTTCCGCGTGCACGAGCAGCCGGACCCCCAGCGGGTGGCGGACTTGAATGCCTTCGCCGAGCACTCCGGGTTCGCCGCGGGCTTCGGCCGGGAGTTGACTCCGTTGGCGCTGGCGTCGTTCGACCGGCAAATCGTGGGCGCGGCGGCGGAGCCGGCGCTGCGCTCGGTGCTGCGGCGCTCCCTGGGGCCGTCGCGCTACACGGTGAAGCCGGGGCCGCACTTCGGACTGGCGGCGCCGCTGTACCTGCACTTCACGTCGCCCATCCGCCGGTACGCGGACCTGGCGGTGCACCGCACGCTGAAGGGCTACCTGAACGGCCGCCGCGACTACCTGGACGAGGACCCGAAGGTGGAGTCGCTCGCGGTGCACATCAACGGGCGGGCGCGCGCGGCGAATCGCGCGGAGTCGGACCGGCACCACGTGCTGGAGGCGCGGTGGCTGGCGGGCCACGTGGGCCGGGAGTTCCCCGCGCGGGTGGTGCGCGTGCGTCCCTTCGGCCTCATCGCGCAAATCGACGGCATGCTGGTGGAAGGCGTGCTGCCCGCGGAAGGACTGCCAGGAGGCCCCTTCCGTCCGGATGCGCGAGAGCTGTCGCTCGTGGGCAAGGAGCGGACCTTCACGGTGGGCATGCCCGTGAATGTGAAGGTGGCGTCCACCGACGAGTCCCTGGGCCGCGTGGAATTGGCACTGGTGTCGTAG
- a CDS encoding YkgJ family cysteine cluster protein gives MPLSTLCLRCGMCCDGTLFTHVSLQPEEASALRRRGVPLLQREEGPPVLAQHCSALDGRTCTVYADRPASCRRYHCQLFSALSEKEVSLDEALGLVDEAHARIAAVERALPPATATTEDAPRSVMQRARQAAAKATPDQPLSPQVQEAQARAESFLDKHFRGRFGQRG, from the coding sequence ATGCCCCTGTCCACCCTCTGCTTGCGCTGCGGCATGTGCTGCGACGGGACACTCTTCACGCATGTGTCGCTCCAACCGGAAGAGGCCTCGGCGCTGCGTCGGCGCGGGGTGCCGCTGCTCCAGCGGGAGGAGGGCCCTCCGGTCCTGGCCCAGCACTGCTCCGCGCTGGACGGGCGCACGTGCACCGTCTACGCGGACCGTCCCGCGAGCTGCCGCCGCTATCACTGCCAGCTCTTCTCCGCGCTCTCGGAGAAGGAGGTCTCCCTCGACGAAGCGCTGGGCCTGGTCGATGAAGCCCACGCGCGCATCGCCGCCGTCGAGCGTGCGCTTCCTCCCGCGACCGCGACGACGGAGGATGCACCTCGCTCCGTGATGCAGCGGGCCCGTCAGGCGGCGGCGAAGGCCACGCCCGACCAGCCGCTCTCGCCACAGGTCCAGGAGGCCCAGGCGCGGGCCGAGAGCTTCCTCGACAAGCACTTCCGAGGACGCTTCGGTCAGCGCGGCTGA
- a CDS encoding NYN domain-containing protein — MNGRTNEHRIALFLDFENLVTNTGISASNFDLQPSLDRLLEKGKVVFRRAYCDWSRFSDAKIGLHRFGVELIDVPPSTRAGKNGADMRLVIDALELCYARESIDTFVIASGDSDFCPLAYKLRENGRTVIGLAVKESTSPLFVNACDEFIYLRTRQRSEKGDKEKGRHGAAEEAGHGKRARHGRESTGRGSKAEGDKAASGSGGKAHAKSDVPQIAREVVQNLLARATGPVNPSLIKETIVRKEPDFDESEYGFATFAKLLAALEQEGVLRRIQQGRQWYVVGPDADLGGGDSKAESKGKKPSRARAEEEDELESYPDPEEDDAL, encoded by the coding sequence GTGAACGGTCGCACCAACGAGCATCGCATCGCTCTCTTCCTCGACTTCGAGAACCTCGTCACCAATACCGGCATCAGTGCCTCCAACTTCGACCTCCAGCCCTCGCTGGACCGGCTCCTGGAGAAGGGCAAGGTCGTCTTCCGCCGCGCGTACTGCGACTGGTCGCGCTTCAGTGACGCGAAGATTGGCCTGCACCGGTTCGGCGTGGAGCTCATCGACGTGCCCCCCTCCACGCGCGCGGGGAAGAACGGCGCGGACATGCGCCTGGTCATCGACGCGCTGGAGCTGTGCTACGCGCGCGAGAGCATCGACACCTTCGTCATCGCCTCCGGCGACAGCGACTTCTGCCCCCTGGCGTACAAGCTGCGTGAGAACGGCCGCACCGTCATCGGGCTGGCGGTGAAGGAGTCCACCTCTCCCCTGTTCGTCAACGCGTGCGACGAGTTCATCTACCTGCGCACCCGCCAGCGCTCGGAGAAGGGCGACAAGGAGAAGGGCCGCCACGGCGCCGCCGAGGAAGCAGGCCATGGCAAGCGCGCCCGCCACGGGCGTGAGTCCACCGGCCGCGGAAGCAAGGCGGAGGGCGACAAGGCCGCGAGTGGCTCGGGAGGCAAGGCGCACGCCAAGTCGGACGTGCCGCAGATTGCCCGCGAGGTGGTGCAGAACCTGCTCGCCCGCGCGACGGGGCCGGTGAACCCCTCGCTCATCAAGGAGACCATCGTCCGCAAGGAGCCGGACTTCGACGAGAGCGAGTACGGCTTCGCCACCTTCGCCAAGCTCCTGGCCGCGCTGGAGCAGGAGGGTGTCCTGCGCCGCATCCAGCAGGGCCGCCAGTGGTACGTGGTGGGCCCCGACGCCGACCTGGGCGGCGGGGACAGCAAGGCCGAGAGCAAGGGCAAGAAGCCCAGCCGCGCCCGCGCCGAGGAGGAGGACGAGCTGGAGTCCTACCCCGACCCGGAAGAGGACGACGCCCTCTGA
- the fba gene encoding class II fructose-bisphosphate aldolase (catalyzes the reversible aldol condensation of dihydroxyacetonephosphate and glyceraldehyde 3-phosphate in the Calvin cycle, glycolysis, and/or gluconeogenesis), protein MPLIALRPLLDYAAANNFGVAALNVNNMEQIQAIMEAARATQSPAIIQASRGARKYTNDLFLRNLMQAAVELYPEIPIVMHQDHGNSPDTCISAIRMGFTSVMMDGSLEDDGKTPSSYEYNVAVTREVVNVAHRFGVSVEGELGVLGSLEHGMGEKEDGHGAEGKLTLDQLLTDPDQAVDFVNRTGIDALAVAMGTSHGAYKFSRKPSGDVLAMSRIEEIHRKIPNCHLVMHGSSSVPKELCDIINANGGRIKETYGVPVEEIQRGIRAGVRKINVDTDNRLAITGAIRKAFTAKPEEFDPRYYLTPARAAMQAVCEERMKQFGQAGHAKKVPHTTLEQMARDYQAGKYGPEARPDTVIGAKKK, encoded by the coding sequence ATGCCGCTCATCGCCCTGCGTCCCCTGCTCGACTACGCCGCCGCCAACAACTTCGGGGTCGCCGCGCTCAACGTCAACAACATGGAGCAGATCCAGGCCATCATGGAGGCCGCTCGCGCCACCCAGAGCCCGGCCATCATCCAGGCCTCGCGCGGGGCGCGGAAGTACACCAATGACCTGTTCCTGCGGAACCTGATGCAGGCGGCGGTGGAGCTCTATCCGGAGATTCCCATCGTCATGCACCAGGACCATGGCAACTCGCCGGACACCTGTATCAGCGCCATCCGCATGGGCTTCACCAGCGTGATGATGGACGGCTCGCTCGAGGACGACGGCAAGACGCCCTCCAGCTACGAGTACAACGTCGCCGTCACCCGCGAAGTCGTGAATGTCGCCCACCGCTTCGGCGTGTCCGTGGAGGGTGAGCTGGGTGTGCTCGGCTCGCTGGAGCACGGCATGGGTGAGAAGGAGGACGGCCACGGCGCCGAGGGCAAGCTCACGCTGGACCAGCTCCTCACGGACCCGGACCAGGCGGTGGACTTCGTCAACCGCACCGGCATCGACGCGCTCGCCGTCGCCATGGGCACCAGCCACGGCGCCTACAAGTTCTCCCGCAAGCCCAGCGGCGACGTGCTCGCCATGAGCCGCATCGAGGAGATCCACCGGAAGATTCCCAACTGCCACCTGGTGATGCACGGCTCCAGCTCCGTCCCCAAGGAGCTGTGCGACATCATCAACGCCAACGGAGGTCGCATCAAGGAGACCTACGGCGTGCCGGTGGAGGAGATCCAGCGCGGCATCCGCGCGGGCGTGCGGAAGATCAACGTCGACACCGACAACCGCCTCGCCATCACCGGCGCCATCCGCAAGGCCTTCACCGCCAAGCCGGAGGAGTTCGACCCGCGCTACTACCTGACGCCCGCGCGCGCCGCGATGCAGGCCGTCTGCGAGGAGCGCATGAAGCAGTTCGGTCAGGCGGGCCACGCGAAGAAGGTGCCGCACACCACGCTGGAGCAGATGGCTCGCGACTACCAGGCCGGCAAGTACGGCCCCGAGGCGCGCCCCGACACCGTCATCGGCGCGAAGAAGAAGTAG
- a CDS encoding HAD family hydrolase → MKMETVEQTLERIAREVEHTPGGVLAFDGDGTLWSGDVGDELFMAVTGHDAVKEQALPRLKAMAAAHGLTEEGGTSTLARRLFSAFEAGVVSQRDVCELGAWMLAGWHADELRDFARGVVESHGLARRIQQETHRVLEWARACDIPCYVVSASPLPVVEAAARVVGLPPENVVATTPQESGGVVLPDVVSPIPYGPGKVSCLRARTQRPLYAAFGDNVFDLEMMAASRVPVAVRPKARLLERADSLPPLVQLHPIPAP, encoded by the coding sequence ATGAAGATGGAGACCGTGGAGCAGACGCTGGAGCGCATCGCCCGGGAGGTGGAGCACACCCCCGGCGGCGTGCTGGCCTTCGACGGAGACGGCACGCTGTGGAGCGGCGACGTGGGGGATGAGCTGTTCATGGCGGTGACGGGCCATGACGCCGTCAAGGAGCAGGCCCTGCCCCGGCTCAAGGCCATGGCGGCCGCGCACGGCCTGACGGAAGAGGGCGGCACCAGCACCCTGGCCCGCAGGCTCTTCTCCGCCTTCGAGGCCGGCGTCGTCTCCCAGCGCGACGTGTGTGAGCTGGGTGCGTGGATGCTCGCGGGCTGGCACGCGGACGAGCTGCGAGACTTCGCCCGAGGCGTCGTGGAGTCCCACGGCCTGGCCCGCCGCATCCAGCAGGAGACGCACCGCGTGCTGGAGTGGGCCCGCGCGTGTGACATTCCCTGTTACGTGGTGAGCGCCTCGCCCCTCCCCGTGGTGGAGGCCGCCGCGCGGGTGGTGGGCCTCCCGCCGGAGAACGTGGTCGCCACCACCCCCCAGGAGTCGGGCGGCGTGGTGCTCCCCGACGTCGTCTCACCCATCCCCTACGGGCCGGGAAAGGTGAGCTGTCTGAGGGCTCGCACCCAGCGGCCCCTGTATGCCGCCTTCGGTGACAATGTCTTTGATTTGGAGATGATGGCCGCCTCCCGGGTCCCCGTCGCGGTGCGTCCCAAGGCGCGCCTCCTGGAGCGGGCGGACAGCCTTCCCCCGCTGGTCCAGTTGCACCCCATCCCCGCCCCCTGA